A region of Nitrospiria bacterium DNA encodes the following proteins:
- a CDS encoding nuclear transport factor 2 family protein, translated as MRERMIVRKDKPVPLSKFGQWVLILMACWIIGGGGPLQAAESNAEKDTAFVKILEGAYQASCDDVDRLHDYYRSDAQIIHDGRVTTLDETIKEIKESIRPLQNLHCSYQPRVRGSRISGDMGYLVVHESIRLSAGSVEPQQIEQICNYVFLKEGSQWKIAVDHCSTIPGESV; from the coding sequence ATGCGCGAACGAATGATCGTCAGGAAGGACAAGCCGGTGCCGCTTTCAAAATTTGGACAATGGGTCCTGATCTTGATGGCCTGTTGGATAATAGGGGGGGGAGGGCCTCTACAGGCCGCCGAGTCCAACGCGGAAAAGGACACCGCTTTTGTGAAGATTCTCGAGGGTGCCTATCAAGCCTCCTGCGACGACGTAGATCGTCTGCATGATTATTACCGCTCGGACGCCCAGATCATCCACGACGGCCGCGTCACGACGCTCGATGAAACGATCAAGGAAATTAAGGAGTCGATCCGCCCGCTTCAGAACCTTCACTGCAGCTACCAACCCCGGGTGCGCGGCAGCCGGATCAGCGGCGACATGGGTTATCTGGTCGTCCACGAATCGATCCGCCTTTCGGCCGGTTCGGTCGAGCCGCAGCAGATCGAACAAATTTGCAACTATGTCTTCTTGAAAGAAGGATCGCAATGGAAGATCGCCGTGGATCATTGTTCCACCATTCCCGGAGAATCGGTGTGA
- a CDS encoding YqgE/AlgH family protein, with translation MLPQFSEATYGARSIRANKTSILAACLMLAGIVPAFPADASGPARTGAPLRPGIFLLSAPRLNDPNFFHTVVLLVTYGKEGASGLIINRPTDVPLVKALPDLEGTENFSKPIYFGGPVSTNLMLVLLRSNSSLEGARNVLGDIYFTASRKVLTDALVNPDPDKKVRVYAGYSGWAPMQLDAEFVRGDWVIMDADPGAVFAEDPSKIWPAFFEGKEKIQIRVPDPVPDGGAFGPVWSPVVFPGGR, from the coding sequence ATGCTTCCCCAATTTTCCGAGGCGACGTACGGAGCCCGATCCATCCGAGCCAACAAGACCTCTATCCTGGCCGCGTGCCTGATGCTTGCCGGAATTGTTCCGGCGTTTCCGGCCGACGCCTCCGGCCCCGCACGGACCGGCGCGCCCTTGCGGCCGGGGATCTTTCTTTTGTCGGCCCCCCGTCTGAACGACCCGAATTTCTTCCATACCGTGGTTCTCCTGGTCACCTACGGCAAAGAGGGGGCATCGGGTTTGATCATCAATCGTCCCACCGACGTCCCGCTCGTGAAGGCCCTTCCGGATCTGGAAGGGACCGAAAATTTTTCGAAGCCCATTTATTTCGGGGGGCCGGTCAGCACGAATCTGATGCTGGTGCTTCTTCGGTCCAATTCGTCGTTGGAAGGGGCGCGGAACGTCCTCGGCGACATTTACTTTACGGCCAGTCGAAAAGTCCTGACCGATGCGCTTGTGAACCCGGACCCCGACAAAAAAGTCCGGGTCTATGCCGGTTACTCCGGCTGGGCCCCGATGCAATTGGACGCCGAGTTCGTGCGCGGTGACTGGGTGATCATGGATGCGGATCCGGGCGCGGTATTTGCCGAAGACCCGTCGAAAATCTGGCCGGCCTTCTTTGAGGGGAAGGAGAAAATACAAATCCGAGTTCCGGACCCGGTTCCCGACGGCGGGGCGTTCGGCCCCGTCTGGAGCCCGGTGGTTTTTCCGGGAGGTCGGTAA